GGCAAGCACGGAGGAAACTCTAGAGGACGTGACTTCAAAAGTCACGCAAGGCACGCCCCCCCCCGGCAGCGGATAAGAGCTCGTTTCAGAAATGGACCAGGGAGGTCAGGTAACGTGCCCTGTCTACTCAGGGCCGCTTCGCAAGTGGCGCTCAAGCACGCTCACTTGCGGCGATGTCGTGGCAGGAGCGGCTTCACCCTTGCCCACAGCTCGTCCGGGACCAGTCGTGGGAGGGGCGTCATCAACGCCGCCCTCCCTCCACCGCAGGGGTTTTCGGGCGCCCTATCCCTTGCAGGGCAGGTACAGGCCCAGCTGGGCATCCACCTGCACGTAGATGCGCAGGAAGGAGGGATGCGGGTAGACGCCCGTCACCTCGGAGCGCAGCACCTGGCCGCGCACACAGCCCAGGCTGTCGTCGAAGGACACCTCGGTGGACAGCTTGTCCTTCACCGCCGCGAGCCGCTCGGAGACGTCCACCCGGAGCGCCTGCCGGGCCTGGTCGCGGATGGACGCGTAGTCCAGGGCGAACTTGAGCTTCACCAACTCGCTGGCCGTGCCCGGGGTGATCTCCAGGTCCGGCACGGAGAGTTGGTTGTCGATGACATGGGGGTGTCCCGCGAAGAACAGCTCGCCGCCCACGCCCACCGAGTAGTCCCCCACCCGGGCCCTGCCCCCGAGGTTCATCCGGATGACCACCGTGTCATCCGAGGGGTAGACCTGGGGCTTCTCCATGTACAGCTCGGGATTGGAGGCGGAGAAGAACAGCCGCCCGTTCATGGAGGACTCGAGCGCCTTGGACAGCTCTTCGTAGCGCGCGGCCACGGGCACCACCACCTTGAAGGGACCCGAAGGCAGGGTGGAAACGTTCTGCAGCAGGGGCATGCGCACGTCGCTGGCCACCACGCCCCCGTCCGCCGGGGTGCCTCCATCTCCGGAGGAGGCCCCCACCACGTAGGTGGCCGGCTGCGCGGAGGCGCCCGGGGAGCCACTGGCGAGCCGGGTGTCCGTCCCGGCGTCGGGGCCGGGGGTGCCGGCGTCGGGGGCCTGGGCGAGGCTGGCCACCGGGGTGCAGGGCAGCGTCACCGAGGGCATCACGACGATGCCGAGGTCCTTCTCGAAACCATCGGCGAGCACCGTGGGCGAGGCCTCCAGGTTGGTCACCTTCAGCTCGGCGCACGCCAGCTGATCGCCCACGGGAATCTCGATGGGCCGGGCGAGCCGGGAGAAGGCGTTGGCCACCAGGGGGCGCACGTCGAAGCGGAAGTCGTCCAGCGTCTTGCCCACGAGGCCGTGCAGCTTGTCCTCGATGGCCCGGTTGACGGCGTCCACCGGCCCGGAGGCCACCACCTTCACCTCGGTGGACTGCAGCAGCGCCTTGAAGTCGGCCGTCATGACCGGCTCGCCGGCGATGGTGAGGGAGATGGGCATCTGCCGCTCCCCGAGCATGTTGAAGCGCCCGAGCACGTTGACGCCCACCACCACGCGGCCGCGATCGAACTTGAGCGTCACCGGCTCGCGCTGCCAGGTGTAGTGGATCTTCTGGCCCGCCATCAGGTCGGCATCCCCCTCGCCCGAGCGGGGCAGGCTCTCGGCCATCTTCCGGACGAGGGCCTCGCGGAAGATGGTGGCGTGGATGACGATGCGCGAGGGCGGAGGATCCGACACCGGCCGGCCCCCATTGGAGGCGGGAGGAGGTGGCTGGAGGCTCTGCGCCTCGAGACGGGGACCCCCACAGGACACGAGGGCGAGGGACGCGAGGAGCGCGGGGACGGGACGAAGGCGCGAACGAAGCATGGGAAGCAAGGGCACGGGAAGTGCGGCGCGTACTATACCCCAACCGGCCAGCCGGGTTCCCAGCGGGACACCAGGGCGGGCGGCCCACGGCCCCCCCCTTCCAGCCTTCACGACGAACGGGGCAGAATCCCCGCCCCCCGTTCAACCCCCCCTCACGACAGCACCTGAGCGTCGGGTAGAACCGGGAACCCTCGCTTCGCGGGCACCCCTCCTTCAACTTTCCGTCTGGAAAGCCTTGGATGAAGCGGGCGAAAACAAGACGTACAAATGCGTCTTGTTTGTCTGAACAAGAACGTGTTTCATTTGTTCAGCCGTCCCCCCGTGCTGTTCCCCCGAAGAAGGAGCACGCGTCAATGATTCCATCCGTGTTTCACGAGAGACGTTTGTCTGGAATGGCCAACCAGACCCTGGCGGCCTGCGCCCTGCTGCTCTCCACGGCGTGCGGCGGTGTCACATCCACCGACAATGACTTGACGGGTGAGTCCGCGACGCCTTCGGCGGTGAGCACCCAGTCCCGGAACCTGGCGGACGACGGCTGCTCGCCCGACGTGACGCCCCCCGTCGTGACATGCGATGCCTATGGCGGCGTGGTGGAGTGCGGCGGGTACATCGACGAGGTTCCCAACCTGCAGTACTCAGACAACTGCTCCATTCAATACGTCTCGACATCCTACAGTTACAAGATGGTGGGAACCGTCTATACGGGAGCCGGCGTCTGGGACGGATTCAACAGCGCCAGTTGCACGACCGAATGGACGGTGGTCGATACCCTACCGCCGGACATCTATCTGGAGGGCGGGGATATCACCATTCCCGCGGGCTCACCGTTCACCCCCCAGGAGGCCATGGGCCACGATGCCTGCATGCATGGCGGGCTGGGGTACAGCATCGTGACGGCCGAGGGCACGGTCAACACGAACGTTCCGGGCACCTATACGCTCACCTATTCGCTGACGGATCCCTCCGGCAACAAGGGCACCAAGACCCAGCGGGTGCACGTTGTCGCCACGACGCCGATCTCGGTCCCCACCGCCAACACCCTTCAACCGCGGCTGCGGCACACCGCGACCCGATTGCCCAATGGCCGGGTGCTCGTGACCGGGGGCTATGGCCGCACCGCGGAGGAGTACGATCCCACCACCGGGACCTGGTCGGCCGTGGGCAACCCCATCGCCACGCACCGCGCCCATACCGCCACCCTCCTGCCCGACGGCACGGTGCTCGTCGCCGGAGGAGCCAAAGCCAGCTCCGCCAGCGTCGAGGAGCTGTACGACCCCGCCCAGGGCGTGTGGTCCCCAACGGGACGGATGAGCACCTCGCGCTATGATCACACCGCCGGGGTGCTGCCCGATGGCAAGGTGCTGGTGGCGGGAGGCGGTACGGGGGAGAGCTCCGGCGGCGTGCTCGCCACGGCCGAGCTGTATGACCCGTCCACGCGCCAGTGGTCCCCCACCGGCGAGTTGCACACCGCTCGCCGCAACCACACCCTGACCGTGCTGCGCGATGGCCGGGTGCTGGCCACGGGTGGCACCGGGGCGGAAGGCCAACCCCTGTCGTCCGCGGAGCTCTACGAGCCCTCCACCGGGACGTGGACGAGCGTGGCCGACCTGAGCACGGGCCGCTCCGCCCACACGGCCACCCTGCTGGACGACGGGACGGTGCTGGTGGTGGGCGGATTGACCGGGGACATGTACCTCGGTGTCACGGCGGAGCTGTTCCATCCCGCCACGTCCACCTGGTCCTCGGCGGGCGCGCTGAACTCCCCGCGCCGGGAGCACTCGGCCACGCTCGTGCACGGCAAGGTGCTGGTGACCGGTGGATACCACACGCTGACGGGAATCAACGCCACCTCCGAGGTCTATGATCCGGCCACGAACACGTGGAACCTCGGGGCGACACTGAACGTGGCCCGCTACAAGCACTCCGCCACGCAGCTCGACGAGAACACCTTGCTGCTGGTGGGGGGATACACCCCCCTCGAGCACAGCACGGCGGAACGCTACTCCTTCCCCTGAGACAGCGAGGGCGGCCCCGGAGGAGCGGGGCCGCCCCCATCCACTACAACGACTACAGCGACTCGAGGAAGGCGAACAGCGCGTCGCGGTCGGCCTTGGGGAGCGCCGCGAAGCGGTCGCGGCTGCCCGTGGCCTCGCCGCCGTGCCACATGATGGCCTCGGCCAGCGTGCGGGCGCGGCCGTCATGCAGGTAGCGCACGTTCTGCGCGCTGCCCTGCACGAACTTCAGCGAGCCCAGGCCCCACAGCGGCTGCGTGCGCCACAGGCTCGGGGCGGCCTGGCCCTCGGAGAGCGTGTCCGCCAGCTCCGGCCCCATGTCGTGCAGCAGCAGGTCCGTGTACGGGCGGATGGTCTGGCCGCGCAGCTCGGCGAACGGGTGGTTGTTGCCCGTGGTCAGCTGGGCGGTGTGGCACGAGGTGCAACGGGCCTCGGCGAAGACGGCGCTGCCGCGCTTGATGAGCGTCGGGTTCACGTCATGCTCCGGCGAGACGCGGATGCCCTCGGGGTAGCCGCTGCGCAGGCTGCGCTGGGCCGGCACGCCGATGAGCGACAGGTAGTCCGACATGCGCTGGAGCTCCGTCTCCGACACCGCCGTGGCCGCCGTGGTGGCGCGGCAGTCGGGCGAGCCCTTCTGGCAGCTCACCGACGGGAACACCGGCGAGGTGACGCCCATGTCCTTGACGAGCGCGTCACCCACCTGATGGCGCACGCTCGCCTTGGTGGCCTTCCAGCCGAAGCGGCCCAGGTGCACCTTGCCCGTC
The nucleotide sequence above comes from Cystobacter fuscus DSM 2262. Encoded proteins:
- a CDS encoding DUF4403 family protein; this encodes MSDPPPSRIVIHATIFREALVRKMAESLPRSGEGDADLMAGQKIHYTWQREPVTLKFDRGRVVVGVNVLGRFNMLGERQMPISLTIAGEPVMTADFKALLQSTEVKVVASGPVDAVNRAIEDKLHGLVGKTLDDFRFDVRPLVANAFSRLARPIEIPVGDQLACAELKVTNLEASPTVLADGFEKDLGIVVMPSVTLPCTPVASLAQAPDAGTPGPDAGTDTRLASGSPGASAQPATYVVGASSGDGGTPADGGVVASDVRMPLLQNVSTLPSGPFKVVVPVAARYEELSKALESSMNGRLFFSASNPELYMEKPQVYPSDDTVVIRMNLGGRARVGDYSVGVGGELFFAGHPHVIDNQLSVPDLEITPGTASELVKLKFALDYASIRDQARQALRVDVSERLAAVKDKLSTEVSFDDSLGCVRGQVLRSEVTGVYPHPSFLRIYVQVDAQLGLYLPCKG
- a CDS encoding Kelch repeat-containing protein: MANQTLAACALLLSTACGGVTSTDNDLTGESATPSAVSTQSRNLADDGCSPDVTPPVVTCDAYGGVVECGGYIDEVPNLQYSDNCSIQYVSTSYSYKMVGTVYTGAGVWDGFNSASCTTEWTVVDTLPPDIYLEGGDITIPAGSPFTPQEAMGHDACMHGGLGYSIVTAEGTVNTNVPGTYTLTYSLTDPSGNKGTKTQRVHVVATTPISVPTANTLQPRLRHTATRLPNGRVLVTGGYGRTAEEYDPTTGTWSAVGNPIATHRAHTATLLPDGTVLVAGGAKASSASVEELYDPAQGVWSPTGRMSTSRYDHTAGVLPDGKVLVAGGGTGESSGGVLATAELYDPSTRQWSPTGELHTARRNHTLTVLRDGRVLATGGTGAEGQPLSSAELYEPSTGTWTSVADLSTGRSAHTATLLDDGTVLVVGGLTGDMYLGVTAELFHPATSTWSSAGALNSPRREHSATLVHGKVLVTGGYHTLTGINATSEVYDPATNTWNLGATLNVARYKHSATQLDENTLLLVGGYTPLEHSTAERYSFP